In Apostichopus japonicus isolate 1M-3 chromosome 5, ASM3797524v1, whole genome shotgun sequence, a single window of DNA contains:
- the LOC139968207 gene encoding G2/M phase-specific E3 ubiquitin-protein ligase-like → MMKNLQKNNSVFDGPLDRRFFRMNTNALNGGIFKVAGTMVAVSLIHGGPAPHFFSRSLFNVVSYGFEAAAPLVEEVSDPETKLLIEAIVNATSTEELHDAVESASILMGLAGIIRVNPSLPDKESIAKELIQFLVIDRARSAYERYFISLYF, encoded by the exons ATGATGAagaatttacaaaaaaacaatagcGTGTTTGATGGCCCTTTGGACAGAAGATTTTTCAGGATGAACACAAATG CATTAAATGGTGGAATATTCAAAGTTGCTGGTACCATGGTGGCTGTGTCACTAATACATGGAGGGCCAGCACCACACTTCTTTTCGAGGAGTTTATTCAACGTCGTGTCATATGGATTTGAAGCAGCAGCTCCACTTGTTGAAGAAGTTTCTGATCCAGAAACCAAGTTGCTTATTGAAGCT ATCGTGAATGCGACTTCTACAGAAGAGTTACATGATGCAGTTGAATCTGCATCAATTCTGATGGGATTGGCAGGGATCATTAGAGTCAACCCATCACTCCCTGACAAAGAATCAATTGCTAAGGAACTAATACAATTTCTTGTAATTGACAGAGCCAGGTCTGCTTATGAAAGGTATTTCATCTCCCTTTATTTCTAA